Proteins encoded within one genomic window of Micromonospora halotolerans:
- a CDS encoding ABC transporter substrate-binding protein → MRPTTRRILAAATGLALLAAVPACADDEKQAAENVPGVTDTEIVIGTHQPLTGPAAPGYSKISAATKAYFEHINSKGGVNGRKIVYKVMDDGYNPANTENVVRKLVLDDKVFALLGGLGTPTHTNVLEFVKTQKVPDLFVSSGSRNWNQPDKYPTTFGWQPDYTVEGKILATWVKQQFPGAKVCHFGQNDDFGRDSLAGVEKVLGPVAAKQTYTTTNQQVGPAIGALKAAGCQVVISASIPGFTALAMGQAAGQGFRAQWVVSNVGADYTTLSNQLGDKKVILEGMVADNYLPMVGDTANPWIQEYTKIHQKYNAANPIDGNAIYGYSMAYTFVQALLAAGKDPTREKLVEAVQKGGFRGPGLTPFRYSDDVHAGYSGVRLNKVQNGAQAYFGPTYTTDDGDAAVTEFTEPPTTPPADAIPTT, encoded by the coding sequence ATGCGTCCCACCACCCGCCGCATACTCGCGGCCGCCACCGGCCTCGCCCTGCTGGCCGCCGTGCCGGCCTGCGCCGACGACGAGAAACAGGCCGCCGAGAACGTCCCCGGCGTCACCGACACCGAGATCGTCATCGGCACCCACCAGCCCCTCACCGGCCCCGCCGCGCCCGGCTACTCGAAGATCTCCGCCGCCACGAAGGCGTACTTCGAGCACATCAACAGCAAGGGCGGGGTGAACGGCCGGAAGATCGTCTACAAGGTCATGGACGACGGCTACAACCCCGCCAACACCGAGAACGTGGTCCGCAAGCTGGTGCTCGACGACAAGGTCTTCGCGCTCCTCGGCGGGCTGGGCACCCCGACCCACACCAACGTGCTGGAGTTCGTCAAGACCCAGAAGGTGCCCGACCTGTTCGTCTCCTCCGGCAGCCGGAACTGGAACCAGCCCGACAAGTACCCGACCACCTTCGGCTGGCAGCCCGACTACACGGTCGAGGGCAAGATCCTGGCCACCTGGGTGAAGCAGCAGTTCCCCGGCGCCAAGGTCTGCCACTTCGGGCAGAACGACGACTTCGGGCGGGACTCGCTGGCCGGGGTCGAGAAGGTCCTCGGCCCGGTGGCGGCCAAGCAGACCTACACCACGACCAACCAGCAGGTCGGCCCCGCCATCGGGGCGCTCAAGGCGGCCGGCTGCCAGGTGGTGATCTCGGCGAGCATCCCGGGCTTCACGGCGCTGGCCATGGGGCAGGCCGCCGGGCAGGGCTTCCGCGCGCAGTGGGTGGTGTCCAACGTGGGCGCCGACTACACCACGCTGTCGAACCAGCTCGGCGACAAGAAGGTGATCCTGGAGGGCATGGTCGCCGACAACTACCTGCCGATGGTGGGTGACACGGCGAACCCGTGGATCCAGGAATACACCAAGATCCACCAGAAGTACAACGCGGCCAACCCGATCGACGGCAACGCGATCTACGGTTACTCGATGGCGTACACCTTCGTGCAGGCGCTGCTCGCCGCCGGCAAGGACCCGACCCGCGAGAAGCTGGTGGAGGCGGTGCAGAAGGGCGGCTTCCGGGGGCCGGGGCTCACCCCGTTCCGGTACAGCGACGACGTGCACGCCGGCTACAGCGGGGTGCGGCTGAACAAGGTCCAGAACGGCGCGCAGGCGTACTTCGGCCCGACGTACACCACGGACGACGGCGACGCCGCGGTCACCGAGTTCACCGAGCCGCCGACCACCCCGCCGGCGGACGCCATCCCGACGACCTGA
- a CDS encoding ABC transporter ATP-binding protein yields the protein MDGFRDGRGGGRTTVTPAEKTQARQVSLRRIGGLFTAHRGPLAAVVAIIVASSVIAMASPFLLRTVIDRALPERDLTLLAWLVAGMVGVAAVTAVLGVAQTWISTSVGQEVMHRLRTDVFTHLQRQSIGFFVRTRTGEVQSRITNDIGGMQAVVTSTATSIAANLTTVVATVIAMVALSWRLTLVSVIVLPPAIWLTRRVARLRREITAHRQRELADLNVTIEEGLSISGVQLAKTLGAAATLVERFTASSARLVDLELRSELAGRWRMATMTVIFAAIPAVIYLGAGLPGTAGTLTIGTLVAFTALQGNLFRPLMGLLNVGVSLTASMALFARIFEYLDLPVEVADPVRPVAVDPARVRGHLRFSDVTFSYPGSDTAAVAGVSLDVPAGTSLALVGETGSGKSTLAALISRLHDPDAGRITIDGVDLRDVRLADLAAVVGVVSQETYLLHATVRENLRYARPDATDADIEAAARAAQIHDLIAALPDGYDTVVGSRGHRFSGGEKQRLAIARTLLRNPRILVLDEATSALDTETERAVQRAFDELARGRTVITIAHRLSTVRDADQIAVLDHGRIIESGTHDTLLDRAGRYAALAA from the coding sequence TTGGACGGATTCCGAGACGGCCGCGGCGGCGGCCGGACCACCGTGACCCCCGCCGAGAAGACGCAGGCCCGCCAGGTGTCGCTGCGCCGGATCGGCGGCCTCTTCACCGCCCACCGCGGCCCCCTCGCCGCCGTGGTGGCGATCATCGTGGCGTCCTCCGTGATCGCGATGGCGTCGCCCTTCCTGCTGCGTACCGTGATCGACCGCGCCCTCCCGGAGCGGGACCTCACCCTGCTGGCCTGGCTGGTCGCGGGCATGGTCGGGGTCGCCGCGGTGACCGCCGTGCTCGGCGTGGCGCAGACCTGGATCTCCACCAGCGTGGGGCAGGAGGTCATGCACCGGCTGCGCACCGACGTCTTCACCCACCTCCAGCGCCAGTCCATCGGCTTCTTCGTCCGCACCCGCACCGGCGAGGTGCAGTCGCGGATCACCAACGACATCGGCGGCATGCAGGCGGTGGTCACCTCCACGGCCACCTCGATCGCCGCCAACCTCACCACGGTCGTCGCCACCGTGATCGCCATGGTCGCGCTGAGCTGGCGGCTCACCCTGGTCTCGGTGATCGTGCTGCCGCCCGCCATCTGGCTGACCCGGCGGGTCGCCCGGCTGCGCCGGGAGATCACCGCCCACCGCCAGCGTGAGCTGGCCGACCTCAACGTCACCATCGAGGAGGGGCTGTCGATCAGCGGCGTGCAGCTGGCCAAGACCCTCGGGGCCGCCGCGACCCTGGTCGAGCGGTTCACCGCCTCCTCCGCCCGCCTCGTCGACCTGGAACTCCGCTCGGAACTGGCCGGCCGCTGGCGGATGGCCACCATGACGGTGATCTTCGCCGCCATCCCGGCCGTCATCTACCTCGGCGCCGGGCTGCCCGGCACCGCCGGCACGCTCACCATCGGCACCCTGGTCGCCTTCACCGCCCTCCAGGGCAACCTGTTCCGGCCGCTCATGGGCCTGCTCAACGTCGGCGTCTCGCTGACCGCCTCGATGGCGCTGTTCGCCCGGATCTTCGAATACCTGGACCTGCCCGTCGAGGTGGCCGACCCGGTGCGGCCGGTGGCCGTCGACCCGGCCCGGGTGCGCGGGCACCTGCGCTTCTCCGACGTCACCTTCAGCTACCCGGGCAGCGACACCGCCGCCGTGGCCGGCGTGAGCCTCGACGTCCCGGCCGGCACGAGCCTGGCCCTCGTGGGCGAGACCGGCTCCGGCAAGAGCACCCTCGCGGCGCTGATCAGCCGCCTGCACGACCCCGACGCCGGCCGGATCACCATCGACGGCGTCGACCTGCGCGACGTGCGCCTGGCCGACCTGGCCGCCGTCGTGGGCGTGGTCAGCCAGGAGACCTACCTGCTGCACGCCACCGTGCGGGAGAACCTCCGGTACGCCCGCCCCGACGCCACCGACGCCGACATCGAGGCCGCCGCCCGCGCCGCGCAGATCCACGACCTGATCGCCGCGCTGCCCGACGGGTACGACACCGTGGTCGGCTCCCGCGGCCACCGGTTCTCCGGCGGCGAGAAGCAGCGCCTGGCCATCGCCCGGACGCTGCTGCGCAACCCGCGGATCCTGGTCCTGGACGAGGCGACCAGCGCCCTGGACACCGAGACCGAGCGCGCCGTGCAGCGGGCCTTCGACGAGCTGGCCCGCGGGCGCACTGTCATCACCATCGCGCACCGCCTCTCCACCGTCCGCGACGCCGACCAGATCGCCGTGCTCGACCACGGGCGCATCATCGAGTCCGGCACCCACGACACCCTGCTCGATCGCGCCGGCCGGTACGCGGCGCTCGCCGCCTGA
- a CDS encoding TetR/AcrR family transcriptional regulator, producing MIEVDADAPARVDGRSARAERTRAAIVEAHLALIDEGDLRPTGERIAERAGVSLRTLWTNFKDMETLFAATGLRVNERLDALWRPIPPELPLTRRIAEFCDQRAEMLEVLAPSARASALREPFSPQLRRNREVAIARVRHEIELVFEPELAHAGEGREQLLDALTVACTWAAWAMLRDAMGLDVAAARATLARTLGALLVDAIASGLR from the coding sequence ATGATCGAGGTGGACGCCGACGCGCCGGCGCGGGTGGACGGCCGGTCGGCGCGGGCCGAGCGGACCCGGGCCGCCATCGTCGAGGCGCACCTGGCGCTCATCGACGAGGGCGACCTGCGGCCCACCGGGGAGCGGATCGCCGAGCGCGCCGGGGTGTCCCTGCGCACGCTGTGGACCAACTTCAAGGACATGGAGACCCTGTTCGCCGCGACCGGGCTGCGGGTCAACGAGCGGCTGGACGCGCTCTGGCGGCCGATCCCGCCCGAGCTGCCGCTCACCCGGCGGATCGCGGAGTTCTGCGACCAGCGGGCCGAGATGCTGGAGGTGCTGGCGCCCTCGGCGCGCGCCTCGGCGCTGCGGGAGCCGTTCTCCCCGCAGCTGCGGCGCAACCGCGAGGTGGCCATCGCCCGGGTCCGCCACGAGATCGAGCTGGTCTTCGAGCCGGAGCTGGCGCACGCGGGGGAGGGGCGCGAGCAGTTGCTGGACGCCCTGACCGTGGCCTGCACCTGGGCGGCCTGGGCCATGTTGCGCGACGCCATGGGCCTCGACGTGGCGGCGGCCCGGGCCACGCTGGCCCGCACTCTCGGCGCGCTGCTGGTCGACGCCATCGCCTCCGGCCTGCGCTGA
- a CDS encoding MarR family winged helix-turn-helix transcriptional regulator: MTGSDEESLAETFWAVARRLRHQSKRTLEPWEINPGHARALAVLMRHGAVRLSALAEHLRIAPRSATEVVDGLAERGLVERRPDPVDRRATLVALTAEGDRVGEAIRVARAAEAERFFGALDPADRDELTRILRRLRDD; the protein is encoded by the coding sequence GTGACCGGCAGCGACGAGGAGAGCCTGGCCGAGACGTTCTGGGCCGTGGCCCGGCGGCTGCGCCACCAGTCCAAGCGCACGCTCGAACCCTGGGAGATCAACCCGGGGCACGCCCGGGCGCTCGCCGTGCTCATGCGGCACGGCGCGGTCCGGCTCAGCGCGCTCGCCGAGCACCTGCGCATCGCGCCCCGCTCCGCCACCGAGGTGGTCGACGGCCTGGCGGAGCGGGGGCTGGTCGAGCGCCGGCCCGACCCGGTCGACCGGCGGGCCACCCTGGTCGCGCTCACCGCGGAGGGCGACCGGGTCGGCGAGGCCATCCGCGTGGCCCGGGCCGCCGAGGCGGAACGCTTCTTCGGCGCCCTCGACCCGGCCGACCGGGACGAGCTGACCCGGATCCTGCGCCGGCTGCGCGACGACTGA